A region from the Cryptosporangium arvum DSM 44712 genome encodes:
- a CDS encoding SulP family inorganic anion transporter: MTRNPGRDLLAGVTVAVVALPLALGFGVSSGLGAEAGMVTAVIAGSLAALLGGSNLQVSGPTGAMTVVLVPIVARFGPSGVLLVGLMAGALLIGLALLKTGRYMAYVPAPVVEGFTLGIACVIGLQQVPNALGVEKPDGEKALTIAWRSVLTFADAPDWTALALSAGVAAAIVAGARWWPTIPFSIVAVAASTIVVDVFSLRDATRIGALPTGLPAPSLSFLDASMVDDLFASAVAVAALAALESLLSATVADGMTVGQKHDPDRELFGQGVANLVVPLFGGVPATAAIARTAVNVRTGASSRLAALTHAAVLGVIVFAAAPLVSRIPLAALAGVLLATAIRMVEVGSLRAMARATRSDALVLVLTATATLVLDLVSAVIVGLVVAGALALRAVARQARIDQVDFRPDLLGEHSDEEHALLAEHIVAYRIDGPVFFAVAHRFLLELSEVSDVRVVVLRLSRVSTMDATGALVLKDAVEKLNRRGITVLASGIRPAQRQVLDSVGALDLLGPDGHDHRTTPEAIAAARRLLEQDGLVSADDRDHR, from the coding sequence ATGACCCGCAACCCCGGCCGCGACCTGCTGGCCGGGGTGACGGTGGCGGTCGTCGCGCTGCCGCTGGCTCTCGGTTTCGGAGTGTCGTCGGGGTTGGGTGCGGAGGCCGGGATGGTGACGGCGGTGATCGCCGGGAGCCTGGCGGCGCTCCTCGGTGGCTCGAACCTGCAGGTGTCGGGTCCGACCGGCGCGATGACCGTGGTCCTGGTCCCGATCGTCGCCCGCTTCGGACCGAGCGGCGTGCTGCTGGTCGGGTTGATGGCCGGGGCGCTGCTGATCGGCCTCGCGCTGCTGAAGACCGGCCGGTACATGGCGTACGTCCCCGCGCCGGTGGTGGAGGGCTTCACGCTCGGGATCGCCTGCGTGATCGGTTTGCAGCAGGTCCCGAACGCGCTGGGGGTGGAGAAGCCGGACGGCGAGAAGGCGCTGACGATCGCGTGGCGATCCGTGCTCACGTTCGCCGACGCGCCGGACTGGACGGCGCTCGCGCTGTCGGCCGGGGTCGCGGCGGCGATAGTGGCCGGGGCTCGGTGGTGGCCGACCATTCCGTTCTCGATCGTCGCCGTCGCCGCGTCGACGATCGTCGTGGACGTCTTCTCGCTGCGTGACGCAACGCGGATCGGAGCCTTACCGACCGGATTGCCCGCGCCGTCGTTGAGCTTCCTCGACGCGTCGATGGTCGACGACCTGTTCGCGTCGGCGGTCGCGGTGGCGGCGCTGGCCGCGTTGGAGTCGCTGCTGTCGGCGACCGTCGCCGACGGTATGACCGTGGGCCAGAAACACGACCCGGACCGCGAACTGTTCGGCCAGGGTGTGGCGAACCTGGTGGTGCCGTTGTTCGGCGGGGTGCCGGCTACCGCCGCGATCGCCCGCACCGCGGTCAACGTCCGTACCGGTGCGTCGTCCCGGTTGGCGGCGCTGACGCACGCCGCTGTCCTCGGGGTGATCGTGTTCGCCGCCGCTCCACTGGTCTCCCGCATTCCGCTGGCCGCGCTGGCCGGGGTGCTGCTGGCGACGGCGATCCGGATGGTGGAGGTCGGTTCGCTGCGGGCCATGGCCCGCGCGACCCGTTCCGACGCGCTCGTCCTGGTGCTGACCGCCACCGCGACGCTGGTGCTCGATCTGGTGTCCGCGGTGATCGTCGGACTCGTGGTGGCCGGGGCGCTGGCCCTGCGCGCGGTGGCCCGGCAGGCCCGGATCGACCAGGTCGACTTCCGGCCCGATCTGCTCGGCGAACACAGCGACGAGGAACACGCGCTGCTGGCCGAACACATCGTCGCGTACCGCATCGACGGGCCGGTGTTCTTCGCCGTCGCCCACCGGTTCCTGCTCGAACTGTCGGAGGTGTCCGACGTCCGCGTCGTGGTCCTGCGGCTCTCGCGGGTCAGCACCATGGACGCGACCGGCGCACTCGTCCTGAAGGATGCGGTCGAGAAGCTGAACCGGCGAGGCATCACCGTGCTGGCCTCCGGAATCCGACCGGCCCAGCGGCAGGTACTGGACTCCGTCGGAGCGCTGGACCTGCTGGGCCCGGACGGTCACGACCATCGCACCACCCCCGAGGCGATCGCCGCGGCCCGCCGGCTCCTCGAGCAGGACGGGCTCGTGTCGGCCGACGATCGCGACCACCGCTGA
- a CDS encoding metalloregulator ArsR/SmtB family transcription factor encodes MKAEFFKTLGHPVRIRVLELLSIRPHAVSEMLPEVGVESAALSQQLAVLRRANLVTARREGSAVYYQLATDDVAELLRVARGILTGVLQGQIELLAGLRASS; translated from the coding sequence CTGAAAGCGGAGTTCTTCAAAACGCTCGGCCATCCCGTGCGCATCCGCGTCCTAGAACTGCTCAGCATCCGGCCGCACGCGGTCTCCGAAATGCTTCCGGAGGTCGGTGTCGAGTCAGCGGCGCTCTCCCAGCAACTCGCCGTCCTGCGCCGCGCGAACCTGGTCACCGCGCGGCGCGAAGGATCCGCCGTCTACTACCAGCTCGCGACCGACGACGTCGCCGAACTTCTCCGGGTGGCCCGGGGCATCCTCACCGGTGTGCTGCAGGGACAGATCGAGCTCCTGGCCGGCTTGCGCGCTAGCTCGTAG
- a CDS encoding beta/gamma crystallin domain-containing protein, which produces MRKPTTVALTIVAMALAVLGWQSPALAVNEVACGTRTDLAKAWDVSGTHCYANAGAMSINLTNVTRLCAGNNVVSWTVWPTATSATQLRQNRWQCNYDVRFVKATRVSIS; this is translated from the coding sequence ATGCGGAAGCCGACGACCGTCGCGCTGACGATCGTCGCCATGGCGCTCGCGGTCCTGGGCTGGCAGTCGCCCGCTCTGGCCGTCAACGAGGTCGCCTGCGGCACCCGCACCGACCTGGCCAAGGCCTGGGACGTCAGCGGCACCCACTGTTACGCGAACGCCGGAGCCATGTCGATCAACCTCACCAACGTCACGCGGCTCTGCGCGGGGAACAATGTCGTGTCGTGGACGGTCTGGCCCACGGCGACGAGCGCGACGCAGCTCCGCCAGAACCGCTGGCAGTGCAACTACGACGTGCGGTTCGTCAAAGCCACTCGCGTCTCCATTTCGTGA
- a CDS encoding hemerythrin domain-containing protein: MSPADVATARRLYAQHESIRPLVEQVRAVADALTRPDPRVEPVRTLLGQLRRELLPHEHAEEADLVPILNRTLGGADATGAISRTHAEIEQYVVRLGRALDAITTTENLADLQRLLYGLYAILRLHNAQEEEAAFSLVPGPAP; the protein is encoded by the coding sequence ATGAGCCCGGCCGACGTCGCCACCGCACGGCGGCTCTACGCGCAGCACGAGTCGATCCGTCCGCTCGTCGAGCAGGTCCGTGCCGTCGCGGACGCACTCACCCGGCCGGATCCCCGGGTCGAACCCGTCCGGACCCTTCTCGGGCAGTTGCGTCGCGAGTTGTTGCCCCACGAACACGCCGAGGAGGCCGACCTCGTCCCGATCCTCAACCGGACCCTCGGCGGCGCCGACGCCACCGGAGCGATCAGCCGCACCCATGCGGAGATCGAGCAGTACGTCGTCCGGCTGGGGCGAGCCCTCGATGCCATCACCACTACCGAGAACCTCGCCGACCTGCAGCGTCTCCTGTATGGCCTCTACGCGATCCTGCGTCTGCACAACGCCCAGGAGGAGGAGGCGGCCTTCAGCCTCGTCCCCGGACCGGCACCGTAG
- a CDS encoding ABC transporter permease — protein MTEAVVVGPMRGAGWLAANVATVTGRNLRRLVRVPTLIAFATVQPVLFVLLFTYAWGGAVHPPGVTRYIDYALPGIWVLSLAFGASQTGVAVAEDLATGMIDRFRVLPMARSAVLIGRTVADAARNLFVLALMTGVATAIGFRFHAGPAAALAALGLALGVGVAFSWIFALLGLLVHDPESAGVGGLLVAVPLVFTSSTFVPIATFPGWLRAFASVNPITLTVDALRALCLGGPTAAHAGQALACVGGLLAVAVTAAVRRYRHTTAA, from the coding sequence GTGACGGAGGCAGTCGTGGTCGGCCCGATGCGCGGCGCGGGGTGGCTGGCGGCGAACGTCGCCACCGTCACCGGTCGCAACCTGCGCCGCCTGGTGCGAGTGCCGACCCTGATCGCGTTCGCGACCGTGCAGCCGGTCCTTTTTGTGCTGTTGTTCACCTACGCCTGGGGCGGCGCCGTCCACCCACCCGGCGTCACCCGTTACATCGACTACGCGCTACCGGGCATCTGGGTGCTGTCACTCGCCTTCGGCGCCTCCCAGACCGGTGTCGCCGTCGCCGAGGACCTCGCCACCGGAATGATCGACCGGTTCCGGGTCCTGCCCATGGCCCGCTCCGCCGTACTGATCGGCCGCACCGTGGCCGACGCCGCCCGTAACCTGTTCGTCCTCGCGCTCATGACCGGCGTCGCCACCGCGATCGGATTCCGGTTCCACGCCGGCCCGGCCGCGGCACTCGCCGCGCTCGGTCTCGCGCTCGGCGTCGGTGTCGCCTTCTCGTGGATCTTCGCCCTGCTGGGCCTGCTCGTCCACGACCCGGAATCGGCCGGCGTCGGTGGGCTGCTCGTGGCCGTCCCGCTCGTCTTCACCAGCTCCACGTTCGTCCCGATCGCCACCTTCCCTGGTTGGCTGCGGGCCTTCGCGTCGGTCAACCCGATCACCCTCACCGTCGACGCCCTCCGGGCACTGTGCCTCGGCGGTCCCACCGCCGCCCACGCCGGTCAGGCTCTCGCCTGCGTCGGCGGGCTGCTCGCGGTCGCGGTGACCGCGGCGGTGCGGAGGTACCGGCACACCACGGCCGCGTGA
- a CDS encoding daunorubicin resistance protein DrrA family ABC transporter ATP-binding protein: MAVTERSAIEAHGLVKRFGTVRALDGLDVHVPIGEVLGLLGPNGAGKSTAVRILTTLLRPDAGTARILGHDVRDAPGQIRRLIGVSGQYVAVDAHLTGRENLRMIGRLSGLSRTDAKRRADHLLETFDLGSASGRTARTLSGGTRRRLDVAASLVAAPAVLFLDEPTTGLDPRGRTELWRLLDELRSSGTSLLLTTQYLEEADRLATRILVLHRGRAIATGSPEELKRQVGGDRLELRTLPGADPRALAAAVCDLGTGPPVIDAGTERVLLPVADGPGALLGVATRLAAADLRISDVALRRPTLDEVFFTLTGPGGPADRRPQ; encoded by the coding sequence CGCTGGACGGACTCGACGTGCACGTGCCGATCGGTGAAGTCCTGGGGCTACTCGGTCCGAACGGAGCCGGGAAGAGCACCGCGGTACGGATCTTGACGACGCTGCTACGGCCCGACGCCGGGACCGCCCGGATCCTGGGGCACGACGTGCGTGACGCCCCGGGGCAGATCCGCCGGCTGATCGGGGTCTCGGGACAGTACGTCGCCGTGGACGCCCACCTGACCGGGCGGGAGAACCTCCGCATGATCGGCCGCCTGTCCGGGCTGTCCCGAACCGACGCGAAACGGCGCGCCGACCACTTGCTGGAGACCTTCGACCTGGGGTCGGCTTCCGGCCGGACCGCCCGCACCCTCTCCGGGGGAACGCGCCGACGGTTGGACGTGGCGGCGAGCCTGGTCGCCGCACCCGCGGTGCTCTTCCTCGACGAGCCGACCACCGGCCTGGACCCACGTGGCCGGACCGAACTCTGGCGGCTGCTCGACGAACTGCGCAGCAGCGGCACGAGCCTGCTGCTGACCACGCAATACCTGGAGGAGGCCGACCGGCTCGCCACGCGGATCCTGGTTCTGCACCGGGGCCGCGCGATCGCCACCGGCAGCCCAGAGGAACTCAAACGTCAGGTCGGTGGGGACCGCCTGGAACTCCGGACGTTGCCCGGCGCGGACCCGCGGGCACTGGCCGCCGCGGTGTGCGACCTCGGTACCGGCCCGCCGGTCATCGACGCCGGCACCGAACGGGTACTCCTCCCCGTCGCCGACGGCCCCGGTGCCCTGCTCGGGGTCGCCACCCGGCTGGCCGCCGCCGATCTCCGGATCAGCGACGTCGCTCTGCGCCGTCCGACCCTCGACGAGGTCTTCTTCACCCTCACCGGCCCCGGGGGCCCGGCCGACCGGAGGCCGCAATGA